The genomic region AAGATTTGTAACGTATAAAGAGTTAAACAGTTTTACTGATGATGTGTTGATAGATTTTCGCACATTCAGTAGAtttatttgggatataaacctaaaatttcaaacttgcgaaatttatggggaacactacttggttatataggtaacccctgaaatctcgtttgataggtctcttattctgatatactaggtttttatactcaataatgtctggggtattattccaggacttctgctgaatggaagttctgacctagtccttggataatactttgaGTCAAATGCTTGAAAGATAGCattagccctcagctgattagacaataaaattgatattcatctgttgtagctaaaagatcctctaaaggggacatacctaaaagtcgaaactgatatctctctgcgcatacggaagtatcgacctgagatcccttagtcctcgcatacctaatttatgtacagatatcattgtagtataatTACCTGTATGTCttaatattgagattctggatacgggagtatattcaagaggtggaacACATAAATAAGCTAAGTttataagacatctaaatcgtatcctgaatagattgaaaagtGTATGAGAATTTAGAAActatctacgtgaattgtttaagtctgagtatgaactgaagcttaacggtattgataacttgtctgataactgatatgattccctgacacgctcaaccaaaaataagtttgtaaatagtttactttctgcgaTTTAAGtattctgtatttcatttcttagtttagatcatatTAAAAATcctttcatttctgctttattttagacaaaccagagtggaaagttgattgtctgattctTGAAAGTTGAAGCGGATGCAGGAGATTCTggactgaagaatgaggagagcttatattATTGAAGTTTGAGTTTATGAAAgggtcaaaaacaagttcattaacttgatacttgttattttcagaaaatgtttgaaaattgttgtttcaaaatcagtttgattcgtcaaatgatcaatcaaggtcattaaattgaacttggtagattaatcgagTGATCAGgatcattaacttggacctgaatacttgaatGGATTTCTATAagctgattgaatttgtgttttatttctggaaagatagtttgtaatgttattgtttgagacacaggttttggacttcatcattcccagagaggcaaattgtcaaagcttgaaccagatcaagacctcagatcccagcatactgagagggggagtctatgaaagggggagtctggatcaacagtcaaatgGAATTTGAAGATAGAGTTAGGTTGTGATCataaacctgtgaagatagagtgcttatgatgagaagacagagagttggagaaaagaccaagactgaagactcgggagctgaagacttcgtcaacatccaagggggagtctgttgatgtatGGAATGcatgttgactacgtctgcattacgtcttaggtcaagataggtcaacataggagcttAAAAGTCAAATTTAGGTTATTATATaatagtttcgcttttatgaTCATTTGTATAGaaagttccgcttatgtgtcaagaggtttcgcttataggttATTAAAGTAGTTTCGCTCATTTGCCAgtccacaagagcgaaacctcaGGTGCTATATATAGTCACCATAAGCGAAACCAAGTGATTGATTCGTGTATGTTGGAGCGAAACTGTTGAAAGCTTTTGGTgttgaaactctgtcaaattgtaatcatAAAGCTTTAATAAAGAAGGAATTGAAAGgaatagctgttgtaacttcatttacgttgattccgccttcgtacgtgaagatgaacgttctcaactgactttTTAGGGTCGGAACATAGTCCAACAATGTTGATTGATCACGCTTATCCTGAGATTGACAGAAACATAAAGAATGACTTGTTGATACAATCACACATGAGCAATGATACACTTAAACAGCTTGTGAGATACCACCCGAAACATCCAGAACCGAAAGTTGGTTCTGAATTCTTTGGTTTATAAAAGATGCAAATTACGTTGATCCAGATCCAGTTGATCATCAGAACTGGAGAAACGAAGCTTAAATGAAAGAGGCATCATATGTTGAAGAgctgaaaattcttgaagatttcaaaaacacCAAGAATGAATTGTATGTTAAAGAAACAGGGAGAAGACGCAGAAAGGCCACTCCTGTTGTTCAAAAGGTTGAGGAATCTTCTTCACAACCAaagaagaagcaaaagaaagCTGCGAAAACGTCTTTGATTGATGAGCCTGAAGAAGATGAACAAGTGGTAGCTGCGGAAGAAGATCCGTTTAATGTTGAAGAAAATTTGTTATTCGATGCTGAAGTCTTAGAGACAGGGCCAACTGTGGAAGTTGAAGCTGAGCATGTTGTGAATGTTGAAGCTCAGAAAGGGAAAGATAAAGTTATTGATGACATTGAGGGAGATGATGTGGATAAAGATACTACAAGCTCCTCGAGTTCTTCAAAAGAGGAAGTTGATGAAACTGAACGATTACGAAGAATTCAGGAAGCTACAAAACAAGAAAAATTgttgaaaaagagaaagagacagGAAAAGGACGATGATGATGTTTATGTTCCTTCTCCAGAACATGTCTCCGATTCACAATCTCCTCCAGGTGGTAAAAAGAAAGCTAGAGCTCGAAAGAAAGTCGTATCTCCGAAGATTCGTAAAGTTACACCGAAGATTAAAATGCCGAAGATTGTGTTAAAGAAGAAACCAACAAAAGAAACCAAGAAACTaccaacaccaccacatgaaccaacaccaccacaatcaccaATCCAATCACCACCCTGACAACCTACACCGCCATAAAAACCTTCACCACCTAAACAACCAAAAAcaccaagacaaccatcacctatACATCATTCTCTACTACATACACCTCCACCACAACAACCCCTTCTTACATCGCAAGAAATCTTTCAAACACCTCCATCCACTCAAATGCAACTTGGTTCTTCTGGTAAAGGTCTTTACACTCCTCATGATAGTTTTGAAGATATCGGAGATTTCGGTTTTGCTAATGATGAGCAAGTGAAGAAATTGGAGAAAAAGATGGATGAAGTGTTAGTTGAAAACAAGAAGTTAGCCGCTGAAAATAAGAAAGTCTATGATCATGAGGAAATTCTTGAAGTGCGTGTTAAGAGGCTAGAGATGGATAACAAAGAATTGTTGAACAAGATTGATTTTGATCAATCTGAAATTGACATCTTGAAGGTGAGagttgctgagcttgaagaagaaAAAGCTAGTCGAGATGAACAAAATGAATACttcaagttgaagaacaaagAGTTGGAAGCTGCCAAAGCTATGAAAGAGCATGAGATCTACATGTTGAACAAAGTAGTTGAAAGCATGCTCGGAACGTCTGTAGAGCAAAAGTTTAAAGAGTTGCAAGTTGAGGAACTCAGAGCACAACATCAAGCTGAAATTGATAAACAGATGAAAGATAAAGGCAAAAGTGTTGAAGGCAGTAGTGAAGTTGTTGAAAGAGCAATTATTCCTGCACAATTTTTTGAAAAGCCTACCCCATTATCATCTGTTCCGAGTATTTTTACTGAAGACATTTCGTTGGAAGATCTTATGAttggtgatgaagatgaagacgaggatgatgatgatgaggaagaagaggaggatgatgaagaagatgatgaagatgagaaagTGTTTTCTGCGAGCAGTCATGGTTCTGGTAAAGACGATGATGACGACGATGCTCAGGGTGGTACAGGTGTGAAAGGATCTGAAGCTTCTACTGAAAAGAATGTTGATAATTTGATGAACAATTCAGAGAATGAAGAATCAGTGGGAGCAGATGGAAAGGGAGAGTCGAGTGATGCACAAAATGTTGATCATATTGAAAAGAATATCCTGAGATTGGAAAATTACAGAGAAGAAGGCGAACATTTGCATACATATACGCTAGTGAATCCTGACTTTAAAGCCGACTTTGTAGAAGAATCAGAGAAATGATGCGTACGGTGAATCCTGACTTTAAAGCCGACTTTGTAGAAGAATTGAATGCCTTCGATATCAATCAGCAGCGTGATTACGAGTATAAgtatgttgaagatgctgataAGTATGACAGAGTTGAATTCGAAGATTGGACAGATGATGAAAGTGTTAATGAAGATACTTCACAGTTGCCTACACTGATGGAGTTCTTTACAGAAGAGAATTGTGATGAGTTGCGAAGAAAGGTGGCTGAAGTTTTGATAGATAAGAATTTTGATGGCACTCCTAAAGATTTGGCAAAGGAAGAACGAAAGAAATGGTTCAAAGTTAGGCACGAGAGGAAGTTTAAAAGGCCTTTGAAGTTCTATCAACGTGATCGAAGCGTGTCTCTCGGTGATATCATCAGCTGGGGTTTCTTACCACAGGTGAATGCTTATGCAATTAGAAGAGAATGTGGGGTACAGTATTTTGAGTACTTATATAATGTGATGTCATTACCCTGGTGGGATGTGGAAGAACTATCTAAAGTCAGAACCTTAGATTATCCTGTTCGTCAGAATGACTTTGCTATGTGGGGGTATATCAAGTATGAAtcgttaagagaatttcgtcacTGGAAGCCGCATTACCCTAAAAGAGTGCAAAGAGTAGATCCGGAAATTGGTGTTACAgagactattttgaatatgaaaAAGCCAAGAACGATGAAAACAATACCAATACCTAAAATGGAGCAAGATTTTTATAAAGGCTTTTTGGGTTGGGTGTATAGTTGTATTTCAACTGAAGGAGTGATTACTTATCGAGCTGGAGGAGAAATAAGATAAATACACGTGTATGATCCTATGTGGCTCGTGAATTGCTCTGCAAAGGATATCGAATGTTTATTCATCAATAAGATTCATTATCAGGCAGAAGATAAAGAACAGGCCATGCAGTTTCAGCGAGTTGCAACCCTTTGTTTTCAGAAAAGTATCAACTCTGAAACtaaatggaagtcttcatggtgGTCACTCGATGAGAAGATGAAAAGAAAAGCTGCTCGTGAACGTCGAAAGCTTGAAGAAAAGAGAGGAATGTTTATGAATATTCAAGCTGAAGAGGAAAAGGCGAGGAAGAAAGAGAACGACATGATAAGGAATGCGCTTAGGAGGAAGCCTAAGCAGCATGAAGAAAAGTTTAGAGCGATCTGAATACCCGAagacaagactgaagactgcggctgtatccaagggggagtttgttggtgcacgaatgtctaaagcctgcgtcttagtcttagttgttcatgtatagggtctagatgtgttAATTATGCATTGTATAGGGGGTTAATGTGTAAATTTGGGTTTGTGATGTTTagatttcgcttatgtgtcatggtgccatatgagcgaaatcccaagatgatgatttcgctcatagtgacatggtcacataagcgaaaccctgtcccctatatatagttcagttgttttctcattttgtacgttcatgtctcccgtgtagccgaactactgctcgtgtattttgtgaaagattaatgagaaaactgttttaaagtAATCTacatctgtttctactccatttctgctttgattcatgccgattttgtatttccgctgcattttcggtagtatctagctctgattgactcacacgACTGTCAATAATGGTCCtacaagggggagattgttagtgcactatgtgTGTGGCCATAGATAGAAATCTAACTGTACATGTAAAGTCTAGTGTCTTGAGTCTGTAAAATACCGGACAGAGTTTTCGCTAGGTGTCGTTAGGTAATGTTAGGTCAGTATACGGTATGACACGATACGAAGGAAGCGGATCTGAacaagaatgatgtcatcattcttaatgatgacatcattcaTATGACATCATAAGAAAAAGAAATGGCAAGCAAGGTTTGATTTCGTACGTAATGCATGCTCACACGgttttgatttcgctcgaaatgcatgagtttgatttcgcttgaacttggaGAGTGTCCTTTAAGCGAAATCAGTCAAGTTATAAATATCATCCTAATTCATTTTGGAGCAGAATTAGAAGAAGAGAAAGGGCAATCAGTGAACAACTTCACAACCGTTCATAACCGTCATGTTCAAGTTCATCATCTACATCAAGAACACTCCGATTTCGTCACGTTGATTAGATTACTAGTGTCTAGTATAGAGATCGAGTCGAAACTCTGCTTGGTTGTCGTTGTTACGTAATAAACGTTGTTTAATTACGTCTTCGCGCACGATTACGGTTCGATttaacggattccgcacgttaaatCGAATCCACCGCAGATCTAGTGATCGTTTAGTAGTGCCCCCAAGAGACAGCCTTGCCAAACGACCGACGTGGCTCCATACCCTGAAAAATTGTATGGAGCGTtgtctttttgtttttttgttttttttgtgaTCCGATCCTGTACTCACATGAAGGGTAAAGCAaaaatggttgttgagaaaaagagtgtgaaaaatgacaacaccaaagtgaaaaatgacaaattttacaaacgggttgcattatctcaacaagtttggaaaccgaaaactaaaaaaaaagatTTCATCTTCTAAGGATTCAATtcaaattgattatgatgcaaattttccaccactgaaggctgaaaactttaaaattcaaattgcgagagttaaaaatgtcaaggttacacccaaggctgatgaggcctaggtggacacaatgtttgactaaacagtttgaattgtcggagcttccttgatcgcgaagcatgaatcggcatctttattaaagtttaagtcaaagtttgttatgtgcaggatcttccaaaacttgtatccaggtggatcatggatactggagcttcaagacatatgacagggaagaccgcattgttGTATGATATGAAGAATATAaatggaggttatgttggttttgcgggtaatcaaggaggaaggattattggtgaaggaacgttatccaacgggattgtgacgtttgaaagagttaactacattgctgagctggagaacaatctgctgagtatttcccagatctgtgacaggatgtatactactcacttcactgataaagaatgtttaatCTTGAAACCATGATTTGtaatccctgaggaatggattatcatgagggcaccgagagttaatgatctatacgtgttggatatgagcatagatactgagaaagaatcgagattgtggcaccggaagatgggacatatacatcttagaaaaatgaatcacttggttcacaatgatttagttcttggagttcatgtcaaaggttttcatctggaaggggagtgcattagctgtgttaaaggcaagcagaagaaaaagtcacaccatacaaagcaagtcaattcagtctcaagacccctggagagacttcacatggatttgtttggtccggtgaatgtcaagagtattacgggagaaaaatattgtcttgtggttactgatgattattccagattttcgtgggtttctttcttgaagacgaaagacgaaacgtttgacagtttgatggcgttgttcaagaagattgagaatttgtatcaAAGGCGTAtaaaaagaattcgaagtgataatggtattgaattcaagaacaacaagatggaagatttttgtgatgaaagaggtattttgcatgagtttagtaTTCCGTActctccgcagcagaatggagtcgcagaacgtaaaaaccggacgctaatcgagacggccagaactatgctcgcagattcaaagttaccgattaatttttgggctgaagctatttccgccgcatgctatacactcaacagggttctcactgtcaaaaagttcaacaaaacatgctttgagttgatcaataaccgcaaacctaatttgaagtatcttgaaccgttcgggtcaccctgtactgttctagagccctatggaaagtttggtccgaagagcattgaggatatatttgttggatattcaagtcctacgtgacgtgtcttcgttccaagtgaaaagcggattattgaagctgcaaatgttgaatgtcattatgacaagttgtgggattcatttgacatgaaagaagaggaagaagacttctttgatgagttggatattttgcgtgagtacgagtcacagcaaaggttcccagctgagtattctaggcgaccacgggaaactgcaaatgacaatgaagcaggtccgagtaatgctggtgaacatgatgatgtccaacagaatgaagttgatcaagataatcagtcggatcagaatgataatcaagaagctgaaaacatactgatctttgatcatggagatttagattctgagggggagcagattcaagATTTAAGTTAAACAAACCAAGTtagtgaacaagatgcagatcagaatgttactaatctggagggcaatgtagatgttccaagcgaagtaatgccgCAAACtttttcataccatccagaggaatTGATCATTGGAGAATTGCAaacaggcgttcgcacgagacgtcaaattgaccagggctttacatgtttttattctacagtagcacctttactaactgaattttcattaagttgtttcatttcgcagatcgaaccgcgtacttacaaagaggcgcttactgaagactcttgggtcattggaATGCAAgaggagttaagtcagtttgaaaagttgggagtgtggaagttagtacaTTTGCCGGATGGTGatagaaaaatcaatacaaaatgggtatttaagtgtaagagagacgacagcgGAGTTGTCGtacgaaacaaggctcgactcgttgttcagggctttagtcaacagaaggggattgattttactgaagtctatgctcctgtggcacgactagaggcaatcagaattttacttgcatttgcatcttggaagaacttcaaagtatatcagtagatgtaaaatcggcgtttctttatgggaaggtcaaagaggaggtttatgtcggacagtcaccgggcttcaccgatccaatccacaaaaaccaggtctacttattggacaaagcgctgtatggtttacaccaggctcCGAGAGCTTGGTATGAGACTTTGTcacaacacctactagccaacaagttcattcgtggaaaagtggatgccactctcttcactaaagaggtcgacggtcatcttctgctagttcagatttatgtggatgatataatctttgggtcgacaaatgagaatctatgcaaagatgttgaatcagtgatgaagcaaaagttcgaaatgtcatcaatgggggtaatgaaattctttttgggtcttcaagttgaacaactacctgagggaattttcattcaccagacgaagtacgttcatgatattctagagaaatttgggatgtcaagttctactccagctgctaccccacttgcaacacatcatgggattcacccagatttcaccggagacagggctgatgaaacgttctaccgatccatgataggttctttaatgtacctaactgcttcacgtcctgatatcatgtacccaacgtgcctcgcagcaagatatcaatctaacccgagagcttcgcatatgattattgtgaagaggatattacgctacctgaaaggaactccgtCATTGGAgttgtggtatcctaggaaaggcgactttacgctcaaagggtattccgattcggattgcggaagctgcaaagtcaataccaaatcaacaactgcaggatgccagttctttggacctagactggttacctggcagtgtaagaaacaaacgtctgtggcgttatctacatgtgaagcggagtacgtatctgctagcagttgctgctctcagatcctgtggatacaacaacagatgcgcgactacggtttgcagtttcttaacacacctctttttgttaataatgaggccgctataaatataacaaagaatccagtacatcatgctaaaactaaacacatagaaattcgtcatcactttattcgcgattgtttcgagaaaaagttgatacgaatagagaaaatccacaccgacgaacagaaagctgatttacataccaaagcttttgataaaaatcggtttaaatatttgttaaaattgaatggtatgaagcttctttcggtgtcggatggaattgtgggtgttgatgagagtactgttgcggatgaagacgagaaacaatctgcaatggtttgtcgattttttacctgttttggtatttagggggagtagatgtaaatagttttttttataaaatacaaaaaacagttaaaaaaatgcaaaaatacaaaaacatgataaaatttcaaaatccaaaaacaatagaaagctgaaaaagagcttgtgtaaaaagggaaaatgatagtaaatcgggtagacaattacagtatgctaaagaattgtaaaagATTAAATGTGTTAAatagtctcactaatgatgtgtcgataggttttcacacatttagtagatttattcgggatataaacctaaaatttcaaacttgcgaaattcgtgaggaacactacttggatatatataggtaacccctgaaatctcgtttgaaaggtcccatattctgagatactatgtctttatactcagtaatatctggggtattattccgggacttctgctgtatggaagtactgacctagtccccgaataatactttccacaaaatgcttgaaacatagcatcgccctcagcaagttgatgaaacaataaaattgatagtcactactattgtaactaaaagatcctctaaaggggacacactgaaaaagtcgaagccgtcatctctctgcgtatacggaagtatcgacctgagctctcacggccctcgcatttaaccccttacagatatcatctgtggtatactcacctgtaagactgaat from Helianthus annuus cultivar XRQ/B chromosome 10, HanXRQr2.0-SUNRISE, whole genome shotgun sequence harbors:
- the LOC110881361 gene encoding uncharacterized protein LOC110881361, translated to MKEASYVEELKILEDFKNTKNELYVKETGRRRRKATPVVQKVEESSSQPKKKQKKAAKTSLIDEPEEDEQVVAAEEDPFNVEENLLFDAEVLETGPTVEVEAEHVVNVEAQKGKDKVIDDIEGDDVDKDTTSSSSSSKEEVDETERLRRIQEATKQEKLLKKRKRQEKDDDDVYVPSPEHVSDSQSPPGGKKKARARKKVVSPKIRKVTPKIKMPKIVLKKKPTKETKKLPTPPHEPTPPQSPIQSPP